One Candidatus Zixiibacteriota bacterium DNA segment encodes these proteins:
- a CDS encoding C40 family peptidase translates to MSYKINVGIADIWSKPEFNSERISQALFNETIEEIKKVEEYSLVRLKDGYEGYIRNSFYYDESLQEADDNIVSASIAVAYIGADQRAPTAAILPFTSTIKVKRLAGEFAVCESARYGDIYIVSDDIVPLNQTPKLTPDMMSVFLDSAKRFIGVPYLWGGKSFFGFDCSGFVQTNFKFFGIDLPRDTKDQINVGREISRDKIKPGDLLFAENHVSIALNDRKYIHSSLSQGGVYINSLDSSEPNYFKELDVDLKTIRRIIES, encoded by the coding sequence ATGTCATATAAAATTAATGTTGGCATCGCTGATATATGGTCGAAGCCTGAATTTAATTCAGAAAGAATCAGCCAGGCTTTATTTAATGAAACAATTGAAGAGATTAAAAAAGTCGAAGAATATTCGTTAGTGCGTTTAAAAGACGGCTACGAGGGATATATCCGCAATAGTTTTTACTATGATGAAAGCCTTCAGGAAGCTGACGACAATATTGTATCGGCATCAATTGCTGTTGCCTATATCGGCGCCGACCAGAGGGCGCCAACTGCAGCTATTCTGCCGTTTACTTCCACTATTAAAGTAAAAAGACTGGCTGGCGAATTTGCTGTCTGCGAATCGGCTCGCTATGGGGATATTTATATTGTCAGCGATGATATTGTACCGCTTAACCAAACACCAAAACTTACTCCCGATATGATGTCGGTATTTCTCGACAGCGCAAAAAGGTTTATAGGTGTGCCCTATCTATGGGGCGGCAAAAGCTTCTTTGGTTTTGATTGCTCCGGTTTTGTGCAGACTAATTTCAAATTCTTTGGAATCGATTTGCCGCGCGACACGAAAGACCAGATTAATGTCGGCAGGGAAATCTCAAGAGACAAGATTAAACCCGGCGATTTATTGTTTGCCGAAAACCATGTTTCTATCGCATTAAATGATCGGAAGTATATCCATTCGAGCCTATCGCAGGGCGGAGTATATATCAACAGCCTTGATTCATCCGAGCCCAATTATTTTAAAGAGTTGGATGTTGACCTTAAGACCATAAGGAGAATTATTGAAAGCTAA
- the murA gene encoding UDP-N-acetylglucosamine 1-carboxyvinyltransferase encodes MDKFVIHGGKRLSGTVEISGSKNAALPILIAGLLVEKGKTTIKNVPNLADIETILNVLNHLGVKSEWDKKEHIVIMDASNLSGYEAPYELVRKMRASFMVMGPLLARLKKAKVSLPGGCVLGPRPIDYHLTAFAALGAKITEGKGYVTVSIKKLKGAAIHFDKPSHTGTENVIMAACLADGKTTIVNAACDPEVIDLADFLNKAGAKIKGAGNNTIEIEGVRRLKPVEYSVMPDRLEAGTMIAAAGITGGEIVIKPRCDDYLSVVIAKLEKAGMKFKPQKNGLKVSSGGRLESIDLTTFPYPGFPTDLQASMMSLCCISKGISHIIETVFTDRFTHVMELIRLGADIKIAGQEAVITGVNRLNGASVMASDIRAGAGLVVAALAASGKSEILRVYHIDRGYEHIEAKLQKLGADIQRLKA; translated from the coding sequence ATGGATAAATTTGTAATTCACGGGGGAAAGAGATTATCGGGAACTGTTGAGATATCCGGTTCAAAAAATGCGGCCTTGCCTATACTTATTGCCGGATTATTAGTCGAAAAAGGCAAAACAACAATAAAAAATGTGCCAAATCTCGCTGATATCGAAACCATTTTAAACGTTCTAAACCATCTTGGTGTCAAATCAGAGTGGGACAAAAAAGAGCATATTGTTATAATGGATGCCTCAAATTTAAGCGGTTATGAGGCTCCCTACGAGCTTGTGCGCAAGATGAGAGCATCATTTATGGTAATGGGGCCGCTTCTGGCGCGTCTGAAAAAAGCGAAAGTATCGCTTCCAGGCGGCTGTGTTTTGGGACCGCGGCCAATTGACTATCACCTAACCGCTTTTGCCGCGCTTGGAGCCAAAATTACCGAAGGGAAAGGCTATGTAACTGTTTCCATCAAAAAGCTTAAAGGCGCTGCTATTCATTTCGATAAACCATCCCACACCGGCACTGAAAACGTGATAATGGCCGCCTGTTTGGCTGATGGAAAAACTACGATTGTAAACGCCGCCTGCGACCCGGAGGTGATTGACCTGGCTGACTTTTTGAATAAAGCCGGCGCGAAAATCAAAGGAGCCGGCAATAATACAATCGAAATTGAAGGAGTTAGAAGGCTTAAGCCTGTTGAATATAGCGTAATGCCAGACCGGCTTGAGGCTGGCACTATGATAGCCGCCGCCGGCATTACCGGAGGTGAAATCGTGATTAAGCCTCGCTGTGATGATTACCTGAGTGTTGTCATAGCCAAGCTCGAAAAGGCAGGCATGAAATTCAAACCGCAAAAGAACGGCTTGAAAGTTTCCAGCGGCGGAAGGCTTGAGTCTATCGACTTAACCACTTTCCCCTATCCCGGCTTTCCAACTGACCTTCAAGCCTCGATGATGTCTTTATGCTGTATATCCAAAGGCATATCGCATATCATTGAAACAGTATTTACAGACCGTTTTACCCATGTAATGGAGTTAATCCGTCTCGGTGCCGACATAAAAATAGCCGGGCAGGAGGCTGTAATAACCGGTGTAAACCGCCTTAATGGCGCCTCTGTTATGGCCTCTGATATCAGAGCGGGCGCAGGCCTTGTGGTAGCGGCACTGGCGGCAT
- a CDS encoding N-acetylmuramoyl-L-alanine amidase — protein sequence MHKIFLWLLILTIPVLSQNHLEIIYPKDSQQIAAVDSTFIFGNTNPKANLAINGFDIDIYKNGGFLAFLPVEKGEFAFDIISGLDSDVCITTINIQVGRLPDTSDSNIDRSTIKPSGRTLLMSDDAFELSFMAKTNGRIYCAFEHDETWTQMYRDTKAWRTASVFGEMESSTDDSSYALYTGCLPMMNINDSSRVYYLYEQDVIDSNGVTLWQDFETDSTDYYAVRLDDCPPRVISLVGRPHIVRTAPGKGYKLVNQTEGVRMLCTGELPDWYRVKLADNITGYVKKSDAVLEQEGASIPKGEVSFVVADDFPKYVRVAMKIGDQLPYEIHTDGNLMTVDIYGLNTDTDWIRLNDTGKYIKSIWWTQPQNGVYRLHIRWHDKHYWGYKGYYENDEFILKLKKKPSLKDIRICLDPGHSHDLGAVGPTGLKEKDANLWIAHELRQMLMRKGVEVLMTRMGHEHLEIYDRVDIASKWDADLLISIHNNALPDGINPYTHNGTSCYYYFNQARPLAEAIHKHLLKNAKLPDHGLYYGNLALCRVTECPAVLVECAFMMIPEQEAMLKTDKFQRKCAKAIYQGICDYLGE from the coding sequence ATGCATAAAATATTTCTTTGGTTATTAATACTTACTATTCCGGTTCTATCACAGAACCATCTTGAGATAATATACCCGAAAGATAGCCAGCAGATTGCGGCTGTCGATTCCACTTTCATATTCGGTAATACCAACCCGAAAGCCAACCTTGCCATCAATGGATTCGATATTGATATTTACAAGAATGGTGGTTTCTTGGCGTTTCTGCCGGTTGAGAAAGGCGAATTTGCCTTTGATATAATTTCCGGCCTTGACAGCGATGTCTGCATAACCACCATTAATATTCAGGTGGGCAGATTGCCGGACACATCCGACAGCAATATAGACCGCTCTACGATAAAACCATCGGGCAGAACTTTGCTTATGTCTGATGATGCGTTCGAGCTTTCTTTTATGGCGAAAACTAATGGCCGTATTTACTGCGCCTTTGAGCATGATGAAACCTGGACTCAGATGTATAGAGATACTAAAGCATGGCGGACTGCCAGCGTTTTCGGAGAGATGGAATCCTCGACTGATGATAGCAGTTATGCGTTATATACTGGTTGCCTGCCAATGATGAATATCAATGATTCATCGCGCGTTTATTATCTTTATGAACAGGATGTTATCGATTCAAACGGCGTCACGCTATGGCAGGATTTTGAGACTGACTCAACCGACTATTACGCTGTCAGGCTTGATGATTGCCCGCCGCGCGTGATAAGCCTTGTGGGCCGGCCGCATATAGTAAGAACCGCGCCGGGTAAGGGCTACAAACTGGTTAATCAGACGGAGGGTGTACGGATGCTTTGCACCGGCGAGCTACCCGACTGGTACAGGGTAAAGCTGGCAGATAATATAACCGGCTATGTGAAAAAATCTGATGCTGTACTCGAACAGGAAGGCGCATCGATACCGAAGGGCGAGGTCTCGTTTGTTGTCGCCGATGATTTCCCGAAGTATGTCCGGGTTGCCATGAAGATAGGCGACCAACTGCCGTATGAGATTCACACCGACGGCAATTTGATGACAGTCGATATTTACGGCTTGAATACCGACACCGATTGGATACGGCTTAACGATACCGGCAAATATATTAAATCAATCTGGTGGACACAACCGCAGAATGGCGTTTACCGTCTGCATATACGCTGGCATGATAAGCATTACTGGGGTTACAAAGGCTACTACGAAAATGATGAGTTTATTCTGAAGCTGAAGAAGAAACCATCGCTTAAAGATATAAGAATTTGTCTCGACCCCGGCCATTCGCATGACCTCGGCGCGGTAGGACCTACCGGTCTGAAAGAGAAAGACGCCAATCTGTGGATTGCCCATGAACTGCGGCAGATGCTGATGAGAAAAGGCGTCGAGGTGCTGATGACCCGTATGGGGCATGAGCACCTGGAAATCTACGACCGAGTGGATATAGCCTCAAAATGGGATGCCGACCTGCTGATAAGCATCCACAACAACGCTCTGCCGGATGGCATCAACCCGTATACTCATAACGGCACATCCTGCTATTACTATTTCAATCAAGCCCGCCCGCTGGCAGAGGCGATACATAAGCATCTTCTCAAAAACGCCAAGCTTCCCGACCATGGCTTATATTACGGCAATTTAGCATTGTGCCGCGTAACCGAATGCCCGGCGGTATTGGTCGAGTGCGCCTTCATGATGATCCCCGAGCAGGAGGCGATGTTGAAGACCGACAAGTTCCAGCGCAAATGCGCCAAGGCGATTTATCAGGGGATATGCGATTATTTGGGGGAGTAG
- a CDS encoding tetratricopeptide repeat protein produces the protein MIALVYYGRKITDNLFSYYSFVLLNVISAITLLFFGYVENYSLVTAFVYIFLLSGISALKNQRKSFVPYIALIIAYFLHKIAIVYLPALVVYTLLTFTKHKTRKYLLEKLKYLTPGLIILFIIFYALIKTVGPLFWKLVFLSPVKDQFTLDNYTLFSPNHLLDFLNLSIFIIPISLLFLIIVLIDGKRKKELYKSIADWKFLTSAAIVGLLSAFIFEPKLCMGRDWDLMSTMFIGAYVAGIYLWIDRYGSNKHYSIITVLLLAINLSIFIPWLSLHNSKKGLAAYSLNISKLDVKHGRFGLFLAIALSKIKNNKTETYMLKQYERINFPEIKYYNKGLEYLNKRDFSKAEEYFNMAIRNNPQVPDLYLKKANCQFSTGRYRESLNTLRIALALNPSFSANHYLIALNYAALGDYDKSLKSLHKSIYHDKTNPDPYMSLGHYYYNTNKFDSSLYYFTCLPDTVFPPEIYYRLGLTQLAMNKNQEAFANFSKYIEVGADSAIIKEIKAKYIK, from the coding sequence ATGATTGCGCTGGTTTACTATGGCAGAAAGATCACCGACAATTTATTTTCATATTACTCTTTTGTATTATTAAATGTTATTTCGGCTATCACGCTTCTGTTTTTCGGTTATGTTGAAAATTATTCATTGGTAACGGCGTTTGTATACATATTTCTATTGTCGGGGATATCGGCTCTTAAGAACCAGCGCAAATCGTTCGTACCTTATATAGCATTAATTATCGCCTACTTTCTTCATAAAATTGCTATAGTATATTTACCGGCTTTAGTAGTTTATACTTTGTTGACATTTACAAAACATAAGACCAGAAAATATTTACTGGAAAAGTTAAAATATCTGACACCCGGTTTAATAATATTATTTATAATCTTTTATGCATTAATAAAGACTGTTGGTCCGTTATTCTGGAAGTTAGTATTCTTATCGCCGGTAAAAGACCAATTCACTTTAGATAATTATACATTGTTTTCTCCAAACCATCTATTGGATTTTCTTAACCTGTCAATATTTATAATACCCATATCATTGCTGTTTTTAATTATTGTTTTAATTGACGGCAAAAGGAAAAAAGAATTATATAAATCAATCGCCGATTGGAAATTTTTAACATCCGCCGCCATTGTCGGCCTTCTGTCCGCATTTATTTTTGAACCGAAATTATGTATGGGAAGAGACTGGGATTTAATGTCGACAATGTTTATCGGAGCATATGTCGCCGGAATTTATTTATGGATTGACAGATATGGCTCAAATAAGCATTATAGTATTATAACGGTTCTTTTGTTAGCTATTAACTTATCGATATTCATTCCTTGGCTGTCGCTGCATAATTCAAAAAAAGGTCTTGCCGCCTACAGCTTAAATATATCCAAACTTGACGTAAAACACGGCAGATTCGGTCTGTTTTTAGCGATCGCGTTAAGTAAAATCAAGAATAATAAAACAGAAACATATATGCTTAAACAGTATGAAAGAATTAATTTCCCCGAAATTAAATATTACAACAAGGGATTGGAGTATTTAAATAAACGTGATTTCTCGAAAGCGGAAGAATATTTTAATATGGCTATTCGTAATAATCCTCAAGTCCCCGATTTATATTTAAAAAAAGCAAACTGTCAATTTTCAACAGGAAGATATAGAGAATCGTTAAATACGCTCAGAATCGCTTTAGCGTTAAATCCAAGTTTTTCCGCTAACCATTATTTGATTGCTTTAAATTATGCTGCTTTAGGAGACTATGATAAAAGTCTAAAATCTTTGCATAAGAGCATCTATCACGATAAAACCAACCCCGATCCCTATATGTCATTAGGCCATTATTACTATAACACCAACAAATTTGATTCATCGCTATATTATTTTACCTGCCTTCCGGATACCGTTTTTCCACCCGAGATATATTATCGGCTTGGATTGACACAGTTAGCAATGAATAAAAATCAAGAAGCATTTGCTAATTTCAGCAAATATATAGAAGTGGGCGCTGATTCGGCAATTATCAAAGAGATTAAAGCAAAATATATTAAGTAA
- a CDS encoding dipeptide epimerase, whose protein sequence is MIKFKKIGIHPINTFRTTHGAADEVEVVIVEIDGGLGEASPVKYYGETAQTVCDFIKRAETVIGNDLFKFEDICKRLNLVAANNGAAKAAIDIAIHDAIGKKLNIPVYKLLGITPRDDIATSYTISLSTPDKMKKQTEDNPGYQVYKVKVGIPGDIDMVAAVREATDARIRVDANAGWTLKEAIQKIKHLQKYNIEFVEQPLHWKDYEGLRILRSKIDLPIIADEGVMTAEDIPLYKDIVDGINIKLQKSGGIREAFKMITVARALRMQVMIGCMVETSVSISAAAMLAPLVDYVDLDGNVLIGDDPYDGAKAVNGFLKYPDRPGIGVVKKNNA, encoded by the coding sequence ATGATTAAATTCAAAAAAATAGGAATCCATCCAATCAATACCTTCCGCACCACTCACGGTGCTGCCGATGAGGTGGAAGTTGTTATCGTTGAAATCGACGGTGGCCTTGGTGAAGCATCGCCGGTTAAATACTACGGCGAAACAGCTCAAACAGTTTGCGATTTTATCAAAAGAGCTGAAACTGTTATCGGCAATGATTTATTCAAGTTCGAGGATATCTGCAAACGATTGAATTTGGTTGCGGCTAACAACGGCGCCGCCAAAGCCGCCATCGATATAGCCATCCATGACGCAATCGGCAAAAAACTGAATATCCCCGTGTATAAGCTTTTGGGCATCACGCCCCGCGATGATATCGCCACCTCTTATACAATTTCACTCAGCACGCCTGATAAGATGAAAAAACAAACGGAGGACAATCCCGGCTATCAGGTTTACAAAGTGAAAGTCGGCATCCCCGGCGATATCGATATGGTAGCCGCCGTTCGGGAGGCTACTGACGCCAGAATACGGGTTGATGCCAATGCCGGCTGGACATTGAAAGAGGCAATACAGAAAATTAAGCATCTTCAAAAATATAATATCGAATTTGTCGAACAGCCGCTTCACTGGAAAGATTATGAGGGGCTAAGGATATTGCGTTCGAAAATCGACTTGCCGATAATCGCCGATGAGGGCGTTATGACCGCCGAGGATATTCCATTGTATAAGGATATTGTCGATGGCATCAATATCAAGCTTCAGAAATCAGGCGGTATTCGCGAGGCGTTTAAGATGATAACGGTTGCCAGAGCTTTGCGGATGCAAGTCATGATTGGCTGTATGGTGGAAACATCGGTGTCGATTTCAGCCGCCGCTATGCTTGCGCCGCTTGTCGATTATGTCGATCTCGATGGCAACGTGCTTATCGGGGATGACCCCTATGACGGCGCAAAAGCGGTGAATGGATTTCTAAAATATCCCGACAGACCCGGTATCGGAGTTGTGAAAAAAAACAATGCATAA
- a CDS encoding C39 family peptidase, translated as MKAKAVCISAAFIVCLALAVIIRQNASGNFSIHNVDCYEQGKDWGGFEFENLSLNHNKNKIQPDTLDYPGYLESPPVKTNFDFNEILLSWNCDITFSSGLYFIISVSDDSITWHDFAYQKWGKDVSSACKYSNASENIEGIGKLDTDIIRLNAPMKYYRFSLTCIGSNNDLLLLDRISVCYSNTKANLRQFTHSRHPSDDIKAIALSVPFVSQHSLPDSISGKACSQASIAMVLNYHSRGYSPLEVSELAYDSYNDIYGNWLYNIQAAYLLGLKNSWIGRHNSFNEIAAEIYSGKPVAISISFENGQLHNAPYTRTDGHIIVVRGFDGKGSVLVNDPYGRTVSDGISAYDIDELTAVWIGHGGVAYHLWPE; from the coding sequence TTGAAAGCTAAGGCGGTTTGCATATCAGCCGCTTTTATCGTATGTTTGGCATTGGCTGTGATTATACGTCAAAATGCCAGCGGAAATTTCAGTATTCATAATGTTGATTGTTATGAGCAGGGCAAAGACTGGGGTGGATTCGAGTTTGAGAATCTATCGTTAAATCATAACAAAAACAAAATACAACCGGATACTCTTGATTATCCCGGATACCTCGAATCGCCGCCGGTTAAAACCAATTTCGATTTCAATGAAATACTGCTTTCGTGGAATTGTGATATTACCTTTTCAAGCGGATTATATTTTATCATTTCGGTTAGTGATGATAGTATAACGTGGCATGATTTCGCTTATCAGAAATGGGGCAAGGATGTGTCTTCTGCTTGCAAATATAGTAATGCTTCGGAGAACATCGAAGGCATAGGCAAACTCGATACCGATATAATAAGATTAAATGCGCCGATGAAATACTATAGGTTTTCATTGACCTGTATTGGCAGTAATAACGATTTATTATTGTTAGACCGCATCAGCGTTTGCTATTCCAACACCAAGGCAAACCTGCGGCAGTTCACTCACAGCCGCCATCCATCTGACGATATAAAAGCAATAGCTCTATCAGTGCCTTTTGTATCCCAGCATTCTCTGCCCGATTCCATTTCCGGCAAAGCCTGCAGTCAGGCAAGCATAGCTATGGTATTAAACTATCACAGCCGCGGTTATAGCCCCCTTGAGGTATCCGAGCTGGCGTATGATAGCTATAATGATATATACGGCAATTGGCTTTATAATATTCAGGCGGCTTATTTGCTTGGATTAAAAAATTCATGGATAGGCAGACACAACTCGTTTAATGAAATCGCAGCTGAGATATATAGCGGCAAACCTGTCGCAATAAGCATCAGTTTTGAAAACGGCCAGCTTCATAATGCGCCTTATACTCGAACCGATGGTCATATTATAGTCGTTCGCGGTTTTGACGGCAAAGGCAGCGTTTTGGTAAACGACCCTTATGGGCGTACTGTTTCTGATGGTATTAGCGCTTACGATATTGATGAACTTACTGCTGTCTGGATCGGTCATGGAGGAGTGGCGTATCATTTGTGGCCAGAGTAA
- a CDS encoding sugar ABC transporter permease has protein sequence MGIYREHHRGDGRAGYAGADGSRYGNRKCSGKNRAGFRKLKKHNTLILISPWLLTLLIFWAFPIVYSLGLSFTNYSIFGKTSFVGFANFIKLFSDSSFLQALKNTSFFVFGTIPFTTVIALILAVLIAEKVPGHKIFQAGYFIPSITSMVVIALIFSSLYARDGYLHILGRLAGIDVPANGYLFSISTALPAIMVMDIWVAIGYYVLLFLAGIKSIPIEINEAAKLDGAGFWRRLYSVTLPQITPILLFILVINTIRSFQVFIEIYVMTKGGPLGSTSTVVYFVFEQGLQKFNMGYASAAAYLLFVIILGFSLLQMKLLARRGSVN, from the coding sequence ATGGGTATATATCGAGAGCATCATCGAGGAGATGGTAGAGCAGGTTACGCTGGGGCGGATGGCTCCCGATACGGCAATCGAAAATGCTCAGGCAAAAATCGAGCAGGCTTTAGGAAATTGAAAAAGCACAATACGCTAATCCTTATATCGCCGTGGCTGTTAACCCTTCTGATTTTTTGGGCGTTTCCCATAGTCTATTCGCTTGGCTTGTCGTTCACCAACTATTCGATATTCGGTAAAACATCATTTGTAGGGTTTGCCAATTTTATCAAACTGTTTTCCGATTCATCATTTTTGCAGGCTCTGAAAAACACCTCGTTTTTTGTCTTTGGCACTATCCCATTCACAACCGTTATCGCCTTGATACTGGCTGTGCTGATTGCGGAAAAAGTACCCGGACATAAGATATTCCAAGCGGGATATTTCATCCCCTCGATAACCTCAATGGTAGTTATCGCCCTGATATTTTCAAGCCTGTATGCTCGGGATGGCTACTTACATATATTGGGCCGGTTAGCCGGCATAGACGTGCCTGCCAATGGCTACCTGTTTTCAATCTCAACAGCCCTGCCGGCAATTATGGTAATGGATATCTGGGTGGCGATAGGCTATTATGTGCTTCTATTCTTAGCCGGCATCAAGAGCATCCCGATTGAGATTAACGAAGCCGCCAAATTGGACGGCGCCGGTTTTTGGCGGCGGCTGTATTCGGTAACATTGCCTCAGATTACGCCCATATTGTTATTCATCTTAGTGATTAACACTATCAGGTCGTTTCAGGTATTTATCGAGATATACGTAATGACCAAAGGCGGGCCATTAGGCTCGACCTCGACTGTGGTATATTTCGTATTCGAGCAGGGCTTGCAGAAATTCAATATGGGATATGCCTCGGCGGCGGCGTATTTGCTGTTTGTGATTATACTCGGGTTCTCGCTTTTGCAGATGAAACTGCTAGCGCGCCGGGGGTCTGTAAATTGA
- a CDS encoding UDP-2,3-diacylglucosamine diphosphatase → MNKSRMNNHNFKNSGSVYFISDAHLSMKDTANEELLVEFLNTIREKASHLYILGDLFDFWFEYKYAVPAAYFKILSCLHNLSQSGVKVIYLPGNHDFWMGDYLQRQVGITLAGDSLNVEHQGKKLHLTHGDGLAYDDSGYRFIKKVFRFKLNIWLYKLLPVDWAYRLALRTSGASREYTSVKGKDMQGYYDYVKVKLQANFDAVIMGHTHQPEIKSINNGLYINSGDWIEHYSYVVLEGGKFKLEYFK, encoded by the coding sequence ATGAATAAAAGCCGCATGAATAATCATAATTTTAAAAATAGCGGGTCTGTTTACTTTATTTCTGATGCTCATCTCTCTATGAAAGACACTGCTAACGAGGAGTTATTGGTCGAATTCCTGAATACAATCAGGGAAAAAGCCAGCCATTTATATATACTCGGCGACCTTTTTGATTTCTGGTTCGAGTACAAATATGCTGTGCCGGCGGCATATTTCAAGATATTATCGTGTTTGCATAATCTATCGCAAAGCGGTGTTAAGGTAATTTATCTTCCCGGCAACCATGATTTCTGGATGGGCGACTATTTACAGCGTCAGGTTGGGATTACTCTGGCCGGCGATAGCCTCAATGTCGAACATCAGGGGAAAAAGCTGCATCTTACTCACGGTGATGGTTTGGCTTATGACGATAGCGGCTACAGATTCATCAAGAAGGTATTCCGATTTAAGCTTAATATCTGGCTGTATAAACTATTGCCGGTTGATTGGGCCTATAGGCTGGCATTAAGGACATCCGGCGCCTCGCGGGAATACACCTCCGTTAAGGGCAAGGATATGCAGGGCTATTATGATTATGTTAAGGTGAAGCTTCAGGCTAATTTTGATGCTGTCATTATGGGGCATACTCATCAACCAGAAATAAAGTCAATCAATAATGGATTGTACATAAACAGCGGCGACTGGATTGAGCATTACAGCTATGTTGTGTTGGAGGGTGGGAAATTTAAATTGGAATATTTCAAATAA
- a CDS encoding carbohydrate ABC transporter permease, translating to MKQPTYKIFLSILMGFVLIGMLFPLFYMAIVSFKDVSLSSGLNILFGGDFTYDNYSQIFSRGGIGRYMFNSMFVAMVVTVGNIIFCMMSGYALARRNFLGNKLLFISAAAVLMIPQHVVIIPVFILVSKLGFHDTYWALILPWLVNPLGIFLMRQYISNLPDDCEQAARIDGAGEFRILFQIVMPLCKPALAVLAVQVFLTNWNSFLYPFILTSSPKLYTLPVGLAMMQGLQQINLGQLMAGSTIAALPVIIVFLFFQRQITEGITAGAVKG from the coding sequence TTGAAACAGCCGACATATAAAATATTTCTTTCGATACTTATGGGGTTTGTGCTTATCGGCATGCTTTTTCCGCTGTTCTATATGGCGATAGTATCATTCAAAGATGTTTCATTATCAAGCGGGTTAAATATATTATTCGGCGGAGATTTCACCTATGACAATTACAGTCAAATATTTTCCCGCGGCGGTATCGGCAGATATATGTTCAACAGCATGTTCGTAGCGATGGTAGTAACTGTCGGCAATATCATTTTCTGCATGATGTCCGGCTATGCGCTGGCGCGGCGAAATTTCCTTGGCAACAAGCTCTTATTCATATCGGCTGCGGCTGTGCTGATGATACCCCAGCATGTAGTAATCATACCGGTGTTCATCTTAGTCAGCAAGCTGGGATTTCATGACACTTACTGGGCGTTGATACTCCCCTGGCTGGTGAATCCGCTGGGGATATTTCTGATGCGGCAATACATCTCGAACCTTCCCGATGACTGCGAGCAGGCGGCGCGAATAGATGGCGCCGGCGAGTTTCGGATACTTTTTCAAATCGTAATGCCATTATGCAAACCGGCTTTGGCGGTTCTGGCGGTGCAGGTATTCTTGACTAACTGGAACTCGTTTTTATATCCGTTCATACTGACATCCTCGCCCAAGCTTTACACTTTGCCGGTTGGTTTAGCCATGATGCAGGGCTTACAGCAGATAAATCTCGGTCAGTTGATGGCGGGTTCGACAATTGCGGCATTGCCGGTGATTATCGTATTCCTGTTTTTCCAGAGACAGATTACCGAGGGGATAACGGCGGGGGCGGTTAAGGGGTGA